One stretch of Candidatus Binatia bacterium DNA includes these proteins:
- a CDS encoding type I restriction enzyme HsdR N-terminal domain-containing protein: MAEPPPELHHLIAKFEQNIESYRNPAYGEAEVRVEFINPLFELLGWDVANKAGHAEAYKDLIHEDAIKFGGSTKAPDYSFRIGGTRKFFLEAKKPSVNVKDLADPAYQLRRYAWSAKLPLSILTNFAEFAVYDCRFAPKQTDKASTGRVLYFTYDEYETRWDEIAKVFSKEAILQGSFDKFAETGKGKRGTSPVDAQFLAEIESWREALAKNLALRNPRLSVRDLNFAVQRTIDRIIFLRMCEDRGVEHYAQLQALLNGEHTY; the protein is encoded by the coding sequence ATGGCCGAGCCGCCGCCGGAACTTCATCATCTCATCGCGAAGTTCGAGCAGAATATCGAATCCTATCGCAACCCCGCCTACGGCGAGGCCGAGGTTCGCGTGGAGTTCATCAACCCACTGTTTGAGCTGCTGGGTTGGGATGTCGCGAACAAAGCCGGCCACGCCGAGGCATATAAAGACCTGATCCATGAGGATGCGATCAAGTTCGGCGGCTCTACTAAAGCTCCGGATTATTCCTTTCGCATCGGCGGCACGCGCAAGTTCTTTCTAGAAGCTAAAAAGCCTTCCGTAAACGTCAAGGACCTCGCCGATCCGGCGTACCAACTGCGCCGCTACGCGTGGAGCGCCAAGCTGCCCTTGTCGATCCTGACCAATTTCGCCGAGTTCGCCGTCTACGATTGCCGCTTTGCGCCGAAACAGACGGACAAGGCGAGCACGGGGAGAGTGCTTTACTTCACCTATGACGAATACGAAACGCGTTGGGATGAGATCGCCAAGGTCTTTTCCAAGGAAGCGATTCTCCAGGGTTCCTTCGACAAGTTCGCGGAAACCGGCAAGGGCAAGCGCGGAACCTCTCCCGTCGATGCTCAATTCCTGGCGGAAATAGAAAGCTGGCGCGAGGCGCTGGCAAAAAACTTGGCCCTGCGCAATCCCAGACTGAGCGTGCGCGACCTCAACTTCGCCGTCCAACGCACCATCGACCGGATTATCTTTTTAAGGATGTGCGAAGACCGAGGGGTCGAACATTACGCGCAGCTTCAGGCGCTGCTCAACGGCGAGCATACTTACAA
- a CDS encoding ABC transporter permease, protein MPEFAQETKAQFGRWMIHLKREPFSVAFNLLNPIILLIFMGGAFQGLARDSVGENYRSYLLPGVLALTAFGNSMAGGIPLLFDRENGFLLRLMSAPISRSSILVSRFLAVNLTTMLQSLLILALGFIFGVRIAAGLGGAAALLAIGLLLGFGVTVISLMLAFALENHGDFFAIMGLTALPLTFLSSAFVPLETLPAWMRLAAQINPMTYAIDAMRSLILAGWDGPRLLVMAIVLLFFDGAMFWLGAKVLSRHLA, encoded by the coding sequence GTGCCTGAGTTTGCCCAGGAGACCAAGGCGCAGTTTGGACGATGGATGATCCATCTAAAGCGCGAGCCGTTCAGCGTCGCCTTCAACCTTTTGAATCCGATCATTCTCTTGATTTTCATGGGCGGCGCGTTTCAAGGCCTTGCGCGAGACTCCGTCGGTGAAAACTACCGCAGCTATCTCCTGCCGGGGGTCCTCGCGCTCACGGCTTTCGGCAACAGCATGGCCGGCGGCATTCCCCTGCTTTTCGACCGGGAGAACGGATTTCTTTTGCGGCTGATGAGCGCGCCGATCTCGCGCAGCTCCATCCTGGTCAGCCGCTTTCTCGCGGTCAATCTCACCACGATGCTCCAGTCTTTGCTGATTCTCGCGCTTGGATTTATCTTCGGCGTGCGCATCGCCGCCGGGTTGGGCGGCGCCGCGGCGCTGCTCGCGATCGGCCTGTTGCTCGGCTTCGGTGTAACGGTCATCTCGCTGATGCTTGCGTTTGCGCTGGAAAACCACGGCGATTTCTTCGCTATCATGGGACTGACGGCCCTACCGCTCACCTTTCTCTCCAGCGCCTTTGTCCCGCTCGAGACTCTGCCGGCCTGGATGCGGCTCGCCGCGCAAATAAATCCCATGACCTACGCGATCGACGCGATGCGCTCGCTGATCCTCGCCGGCTGGGACGGGCCGCGGCTCCTTGTGATGGCGATCGTGTTGCTTTTCTTCGACGGCGCGATGTTCTGGCTCGGCGCCAAAGTATTGAGCCGGCACCTGGCCTAG
- a CDS encoding ATP-binding cassette domain-containing protein produces MSEPVVRIEGLKKFFGTVIALDGVSLEVERGGIFGLLGPNGAGKTTTVKILITLVRPDEGKAEVAGVDVVKNPAQARRMIGYVPQELTVDPYLTAREHLNYYADLYHLPSAARKSRIEEALALVGMAGLEDRRARHLSGGTKKKLDLACGLLHRPPVILLDEPSLGLDVQVRRDVWNHILRLKQEGTTVFLCTNYMDEAERLCDRVAIIDRGKIVALDSPAALRSRLARDVVSVEIANANGQDGAALDDLERAVSRLSMVQKSMKDGTRLKIYVESNETAVPKILEAAAAAGISVQSITYSRPGLDDVFLHYAGRPFSEGGSNGA; encoded by the coding sequence ATGTCCGAACCCGTCGTCCGCATCGAAGGCCTGAAGAAATTTTTCGGCACCGTTATCGCGCTGGACGGAGTCTCCCTCGAAGTCGAGCGTGGAGGGATCTTCGGGCTTTTGGGGCCGAACGGCGCCGGGAAGACGACCACGGTCAAGATTCTGATCACGCTGGTGCGGCCGGATGAGGGCAAAGCCGAGGTGGCGGGAGTCGACGTCGTGAAAAATCCCGCCCAAGCGCGCCGCATGATCGGCTACGTGCCGCAAGAGTTGACGGTCGACCCGTACCTTACGGCGCGAGAGCATCTCAACTATTACGCCGACCTTTACCACCTGCCGTCCGCCGCGCGTAAAAGCAGAATCGAAGAGGCGCTCGCCCTGGTCGGAATGGCCGGCCTGGAAGACCGCCGCGCGCGCCATCTTTCCGGCGGCACCAAGAAGAAGCTCGATCTCGCCTGCGGCTTGCTCCATCGGCCGCCGGTGATCCTGCTCGACGAACCGTCGCTCGGCCTCGACGTTCAGGTGCGACGCGACGTGTGGAATCATATCCTGCGGTTGAAGCAGGAGGGAACGACGGTCTTTCTCTGCACGAACTACATGGACGAGGCGGAACGGCTATGCGATCGGGTCGCGATCATCGATCGCGGCAAAATCGTCGCTTTGGACTCGCCGGCGGCGCTGAGAAGCCGGCTTGCCCGTGACGTCGTCTCGGTGGAAATCGCCAACGCGAACGGCCAGGACGGCGCGGCGCTCGACGATCTGGAACGAGCCGTCTCGCGGCTATCGATGGTCCAAAAGTCGATGAAAGACGGCACGCGTCTCAAAATATATGTCGAGAGCAACGAAACGGCCGTGCCGAAGATCCTCGAAGCCGCCGCTGCCGCGGGTATATCCGTTCAATCCATCACTTACAGCCGTCCCGGCCTGGACGACGTATTTCTCCATTACGCCGGCCGTCCGTTCTCCGAGGGAGGATCGAACGGTGCCTGA
- a CDS encoding sulfatase: protein MVHPKNSIVSNVFRLIVEVLLAVLTAGSAAAVTPASKLQPPAYGKPNFIVILTDDLDLASVEFMPKLKELVTKHGTVFSNYFVTDSLCCPSRVSLLRGQYPHNHRVLSNAKPEGGFEKFYELGEEQSTLAIWLKAAGYRTVLLGKYLNEYPGKQSLYVPPGWDEWYAVMDHRAVFFNYRLNENGRAVSYGHDANAYEADVLAAKTVDFIARTSAGGKQPFFIYLAPSAPHVPAIPAPRHAEAFSHAAAPRTPAFNETDPSDKRHLSPLSPNDLQRLDRLYRMRLQSLLAVDDMVEKIVIALQDQGLLDQTYIFFTSDNGFHLGEHRLKAGKGTAYEEDIHVPLIVRGPGVPPGKTLKQQVLNIDLGPTLAELAGVHPPDFVDGRSFSPLLTGAPLAPPAWREDFVVEYWSPTPNRPRRDGLLRRWVASLVRSHSTPPESPENASINLPDYVALRTKNHLYVERANGERKLYDLNADPHELHNLIQSAAPGLIARLSERLAALEHCAGASCRQNKARLL, encoded by the coding sequence ATGGTTCATCCTAAAAATTCCATCGTTTCGAATGTTTTCCGGCTGATTGTGGAGGTCCTGCTTGCCGTCTTGACCGCTGGTTCGGCTGCCGCTGTCACACCGGCGAGCAAGCTTCAACCACCGGCTTATGGGAAACCTAACTTCATCGTGATCCTAACCGACGATCTCGACCTCGCCTCGGTGGAGTTCATGCCCAAGCTCAAAGAGCTCGTGACGAAGCATGGCACAGTATTCTCCAACTACTTCGTAACGGACTCTCTTTGCTGTCCGTCGCGCGTGTCGCTGTTGCGCGGCCAGTATCCCCACAACCATCGAGTGCTGAGCAATGCCAAACCCGAAGGCGGTTTTGAAAAGTTTTATGAGCTGGGTGAAGAGCAATCCACGCTCGCCATCTGGCTGAAAGCCGCCGGATACCGAACCGTTCTCTTGGGAAAATACCTGAATGAGTATCCGGGGAAGCAGTCCTTGTACGTGCCTCCGGGCTGGGACGAATGGTATGCAGTCATGGATCATCGGGCGGTATTTTTTAATTATCGTCTCAATGAAAACGGTCGGGCGGTATCGTATGGCCACGATGCGAACGCTTACGAGGCCGATGTGCTCGCCGCCAAGACGGTCGACTTCATCGCCCGGACGAGCGCCGGCGGCAAGCAGCCTTTCTTCATCTATCTGGCGCCGTCGGCGCCGCACGTGCCTGCGATACCCGCGCCCAGACATGCCGAGGCGTTTTCTCACGCGGCGGCTCCCAGGACGCCGGCATTCAACGAGACGGATCCGAGCGATAAACGCCACCTCAGTCCGCTTTCCCCGAATGACCTCCAGCGATTAGACCGGCTCTATCGAATGCGCCTGCAATCACTGCTTGCCGTCGATGACATGGTCGAAAAAATCGTCATCGCACTGCAAGATCAGGGATTGCTCGACCAAACTTATATTTTCTTCACATCCGATAACGGCTTTCATTTGGGGGAGCATCGACTGAAAGCAGGCAAAGGGACAGCCTACGAAGAGGATATCCACGTGCCTTTGATCGTGCGCGGGCCAGGCGTTCCCCCCGGCAAAACTCTTAAGCAACAGGTGCTCAATATCGATCTCGGACCGACGCTGGCGGAACTTGCCGGAGTACACCCTCCGGATTTCGTGGACGGCCGATCGTTCAGTCCGCTGCTTACGGGGGCGCCTTTAGCTCCTCCTGCGTGGCGCGAGGACTTTGTCGTCGAATACTGGTCCCCCACGCCGAACCGGCCAAGAAGAGACGGTCTACTTCGGCGGTGGGTCGCCTCTCTCGTCCGCTCGCATTCCACGCCTCCCGAATCCCCGGAGAACGCCTCCATCAATCTGCCCGACTATGTCGCACTCCGGACCAAGAACCATCTGTATGTGGAACGCGCGAACGGGGAACGAAAGTTATACGATCTCAACGCCGATCCTCATGAGCTGCACAATCTAATTCAATCCGCCGCCCCCGGCTTGATCGCGCGCCTCTCGGAGCGTCTTGCAGCACTCGAGCATTGCGCCGGCGCGAGCTGCCGGCAAAATAAAGCCAGATTGCTTTGA
- a CDS encoding amidohydrolase family protein, translated as MKRSGLVIDAHHHWMPEEHYRRPELYVRQDEEVVHDSDRFRIHRAGVQLFSPPKMTSRIDEQMKAMDRAGVDQAVLHAGVWLDWVDLKAARLINDRMAEIAAQYPGRIIPLAHAPPLEPDGAKELRRAAVDLGCKGVAINTHVGGVLLDDERLYPFYRAVSDLDVPILVHPAAEIPLAHPHGMEQFNLTRNLGRAFDTTINIARLTLGGTLDRFPNLRFVFSHMGGAFFAIKNRLNPAYFDKRGKGFFEKYKRRIFVDTAPPFWSPEEIRFAVAMMGESQVLMGSDFPTVDLLRDAVRIVQRAKTTARVKKKVLGENARQLFYTR; from the coding sequence ATGAAGCGAAGCGGTCTGGTCATCGACGCGCATCATCATTGGATGCCGGAAGAGCACTACCGCCGCCCCGAGCTTTACGTCCGTCAAGACGAGGAAGTGGTCCACGACTCGGACCGCTTTCGCATCCATCGCGCCGGAGTCCAGCTCTTTTCCCCGCCCAAGATGACCTCGCGGATCGACGAGCAGATGAAGGCGATGGACCGCGCCGGCGTCGATCAAGCGGTGCTCCATGCCGGCGTGTGGCTCGACTGGGTCGATCTCAAAGCCGCGCGGCTCATCAATGACAGAATGGCGGAAATCGCGGCGCAATACCCCGGCCGCATCATTCCGCTCGCCCACGCGCCGCCGCTCGAACCCGACGGCGCGAAAGAGTTGCGCCGCGCGGCGGTGGATTTGGGCTGCAAAGGCGTCGCGATTAATACGCACGTCGGCGGCGTCCTGCTCGACGACGAGCGGTTGTACCCTTTCTATCGCGCGGTGTCGGATCTCGACGTTCCGATTCTGGTCCATCCGGCGGCGGAGATTCCACTGGCCCATCCGCACGGCATGGAACAGTTCAACCTCACGAGAAATCTCGGCCGCGCCTTCGATACGACGATCAACATCGCCCGCCTGACGCTCGGCGGCACGCTCGATCGCTTTCCCAACCTGCGCTTCGTCTTCTCGCACATGGGCGGCGCGTTTTTCGCGATCAAGAACCGCTTGAACCCGGCGTACTTCGACAAGCGCGGGAAAGGATTCTTCGAGAAATACAAGCGGCGGATCTTCGTCGATACCGCGCCGCCGTTCTGGAGCCCGGAAGAGATCCGCTTCGCCGTGGCTATGATGGGCGAGAGCCAGGTCCTAATGGGGAGCGATTTTCCCACCGTCGATCTTCTGCGCGACGCGGTCAGGATCGTGCAGAGGGCAAAGACGACGGCGCGGGTGAAGAAGAAAGTCCTGGGGGAAAACGCGCGGCAGTTGTTTTACACGCGCTAA
- a CDS encoding competence/damage-inducible protein A produces the protein MAKTAGIVIIGNEVLSGKTQDTNSHYLSKELRALGVELRRVVVIPDEIELIGREVAAFSRQFDFVFTTGGVGPTHDDVTMAGIAHGFGVKVMRHPDLERRLRERHGANINEARLRMAEVPEGAELVGDWSLFGPVAKMKNVYIFPGIPKVLVDRFEAIKESFREAPYFLKIIYSKEGEGVIASTLNDLLVSFPELLLGSYPVLDNPDYRVKLTLESKDRAYLDRAFDKLLGALPEGSILRTEGS, from the coding sequence ATGGCCAAGACCGCGGGCATCGTGATCATCGGGAATGAGGTCCTCTCCGGGAAAACCCAGGACACAAATTCCCATTACCTTTCGAAGGAGCTCCGCGCGCTCGGCGTCGAGTTGCGTCGCGTCGTCGTCATCCCAGACGAGATCGAGCTTATCGGCCGCGAGGTCGCCGCCTTCTCGCGCCAATTCGATTTTGTCTTCACGACCGGCGGCGTCGGTCCGACGCACGACGACGTGACGATGGCCGGCATCGCCCACGGGTTCGGTGTCAAGGTCATGCGCCATCCCGACCTCGAGCGGCGGCTGCGCGAGCGCCACGGCGCGAACATCAACGAGGCGCGGCTGCGCATGGCGGAAGTGCCGGAAGGCGCGGAGCTGGTCGGCGATTGGTCGCTCTTCGGGCCGGTGGCGAAAATGAAAAACGTCTACATTTTTCCAGGTATTCCCAAGGTCCTGGTGGACCGCTTCGAAGCGATAAAGGAAAGCTTTCGCGAGGCGCCTTACTTTCTAAAAATTATTTATTCCAAAGAGGGCGAGGGCGTCATCGCCTCGACTCTGAACGATCTTCTCGTAAGCTTTCCCGAGCTTCTCCTCGGCTCTTATCCGGTGCTGGACAATCCCGACTACAGAGTGAAGTTGACGTTGGAATCCAAAGACCGGGCCTACCTCGATCGCGCCTTCGACAAACTCCTGGGCGCGCTGCCTGAAGGATCGATCCTGCGTACCGAGGGAAGCTGA
- a CDS encoding Nramp family divalent metal transporter, producing the protein MAEISTGNPPPFKQAALPRFPGLLAALGPGVIFLALAQGSGELIWWPYIIAKYGLTFLFLLIPACLLQFPLVYEIGRYTMLTGESIFQGFIRLNRFLAALLWFLLTLSFLWFGAFAAAGGTSLAALTGIPSGWSARGQTLFWAYATMLAFFSAIILSGVIYRLVEAFMWAVSVVTLVGLLWASAHPDVLAALPPFLRGLFVPQTPMPRPWDSADATRLLTAITFAGLGGFWTLFYSYWTRDKGVGMAHYMGRITGPVTGKPETIPDSGFVPSAGAGLSDLPKWRRFMVWDVGIGIGGNLLTTLMTCLLAYALLFPKGLLPQHYELAVVQSRFFEVSWGWIGKVVFLVVAAAFLSDTWLATVDAVSRIHTDCVYAFFPKARKLPVRSWYLIFLFLLTAITSATVLTSEPGPLILLSAVIGFIGTVIYSVALVFLNHVYLPRHLPAAARPGRLSLVFLVVSCTAYALLAVAYLLAVGGFV; encoded by the coding sequence ATGGCGGAAATCTCAACCGGGAATCCTCCTCCGTTCAAACAAGCCGCGTTGCCGCGCTTTCCCGGACTCCTGGCCGCGTTGGGACCGGGCGTCATCTTTCTCGCCCTGGCGCAGGGGAGCGGCGAGTTGATCTGGTGGCCTTACATCATCGCCAAGTACGGTCTCACGTTTCTCTTCCTTTTGATTCCGGCTTGCCTGCTTCAATTTCCTCTCGTTTATGAGATCGGCCGTTACACGATGCTCACGGGCGAAAGCATCTTCCAGGGCTTTATACGGCTGAACCGGTTTTTGGCCGCCTTGCTGTGGTTTCTGCTGACGCTTTCCTTTCTCTGGTTCGGCGCCTTTGCCGCTGCCGGCGGGACCTCTCTCGCGGCGCTGACCGGAATTCCCTCCGGCTGGAGCGCCCGCGGCCAGACTCTCTTCTGGGCGTACGCGACGATGCTGGCATTTTTCTCCGCGATCATTTTGAGCGGCGTCATCTACCGGCTGGTGGAAGCGTTCATGTGGGCGGTTTCCGTCGTGACGCTGGTCGGGCTTCTCTGGGCGAGCGCCCATCCGGACGTGTTGGCGGCGCTGCCGCCTTTTCTAAGAGGCTTGTTCGTTCCCCAAACGCCGATGCCGAGACCGTGGGATTCGGCGGACGCGACGAGACTCCTCACCGCGATCACCTTCGCGGGCCTCGGCGGCTTCTGGACGCTTTTCTATTCCTACTGGACGCGCGACAAAGGCGTCGGCATGGCGCATTACATGGGCCGGATCACCGGACCGGTGACGGGGAAGCCGGAAACGATTCCCGATTCCGGTTTTGTTCCGAGCGCCGGAGCCGGCCTTTCAGACCTTCCGAAATGGCGGCGCTTCATGGTTTGGGACGTCGGCATCGGCATCGGCGGCAATCTGCTGACGACCTTGATGACCTGCCTCTTGGCCTACGCGCTGCTTTTTCCGAAAGGACTGCTGCCGCAGCACTATGAGCTGGCGGTGGTGCAGAGCCGTTTCTTCGAGGTGAGCTGGGGCTGGATCGGCAAAGTTGTTTTCTTGGTCGTCGCCGCCGCGTTTCTTTCCGACACCTGGCTCGCGACCGTCGACGCCGTGAGCCGCATCCACACCGATTGCGTGTACGCGTTCTTTCCCAAGGCGCGAAAGCTTCCGGTCCGCTCCTGGTATCTCATCTTTCTTTTTCTCCTGACCGCGATCACTTCGGCCACGGTTTTAACGAGCGAGCCGGGACCGCTGATCCTGCTTTCCGCCGTGATCGGTTTCATCGGCACGGTGATTTATTCCGTCGCGCTCGTCTTTCTCAACCACGTCTATCTGCCGCGCCATCTCCCCGCCGCGGCGCGGCCGGGAAGGCTTAGTCTCGTTTTCCTGGTCGTTTCATGCACCGCTTATGCGCTTCTCGCCGTCGCCTATCTGCTCGCGGTGGGCGGATTTGTTTAG
- a CDS encoding urease accessory protein UreH: MEPTLYAAFGLGLILGVKHALDADHLIAVSTIVSEHKNLKWASLIGAFWGLGHTTTLFAVGVLVIGLRLTIPARVALGLEFLVAVMLVILGANILWRSFQKEKAHLHVHNHSPETHVHFHVHGSAREDHAHSHVFKTMRKPFFVGMVHGLAGSAALMLLVLTTIPSPTAGLLYIVIFGFGSVGGMLVLSSLIGLPFILTAQRFTALNRWIRLAAGLASVLFGLFLGWEIGNDGLF, encoded by the coding sequence ATGGAACCAACTCTTTACGCAGCTTTCGGTCTCGGTTTGATCCTCGGCGTCAAGCACGCTCTGGACGCGGACCACTTGATCGCCGTCTCGACCATCGTCAGCGAGCATAAAAACCTCAAGTGGGCTTCTCTGATCGGGGCCTTCTGGGGCTTGGGCCACACGACGACGCTTTTTGCGGTGGGCGTGCTGGTCATCGGGCTCCGGCTGACGATTCCGGCCCGCGTCGCCCTGGGCTTGGAGTTTCTCGTGGCCGTCATGTTGGTTATACTCGGCGCCAATATCTTGTGGCGCTCGTTCCAAAAAGAGAAGGCGCATTTGCATGTCCACAACCACAGTCCGGAAACCCACGTCCACTTCCACGTGCACGGCAGCGCCCGGGAAGATCACGCTCACTCTCACGTCTTCAAGACGATGCGCAAGCCCTTCTTCGTCGGCATGGTCCACGGCCTGGCCGGCAGCGCCGCGCTCATGCTGCTGGTTCTGACGACGATTCCGTCGCCGACGGCCGGACTGCTCTACATCGTGATCTTCGGCTTCGGCTCCGTCGGCGGCATGCTCGTCCTCAGCAGCTTGATCGGGCTGCCCTTCATCTTGACCGCGCAGAGATTCACCGCTCTCAACCGCTGGATACGCCTGGCGGCGGGATTGGCGAGCGTCCTCTTCGGCCTCTTCCTCGGCTGGGAAATCGGCAACGACGGTCTCTTCTAA
- a CDS encoding molybdenum cofactor biosynthesis protein MoaE — protein MFRVTREPIDLQELVKYVTAPSAGAIATFIGTTRNKNEGRKVIALDYDAYPEMAEKELARIGEEAKKKWQIERMAIIHRIGPVEITEPSVIIAVSAAHRDDAFQACRFAIEEIKKTVPIWKKEMFEGGEVWIGTQTGQPLASR, from the coding sequence ATGTTTCGCGTCACCCGCGAGCCGATCGATCTTCAAGAGCTGGTAAAGTACGTGACCGCCCCGTCGGCCGGCGCCATCGCCACCTTCATCGGGACGACGAGAAACAAAAACGAAGGGCGCAAGGTCATCGCGCTCGATTACGACGCGTATCCCGAGATGGCGGAAAAAGAGCTGGCGCGCATCGGAGAGGAAGCAAAGAAAAAATGGCAGATCGAGCGCATGGCGATTATTCACAGGATCGGCCCGGTCGAGATCACCGAGCCGAGCGTGATCATCGCCGTCTCCGCCGCGCATCGCGACGATGCCTTTCAAGCCTGCCGCTTCGCGATCGAGGAAATCAAGAAGACCGTGCCGATCTGGAAGAAGGAAATGTTCGAGGGAGGAGAAGTGTGGATCGGCACGCAAACCGGCCAACCCTTGGCAAGCCGCTGA
- the moaD gene encoding molybdopterin converting factor subunit 1 codes for MKVKVKFFAILRERAGAGEMIKEIGEGSTVADLWAMLKKEYPKLAPVETRLLYAVNQNYVKPDYALKDSDEVVFIPPVSGGC; via the coding sequence ATGAAGGTCAAAGTAAAATTCTTTGCGATTCTGCGCGAGCGGGCCGGCGCCGGCGAGATGATCAAGGAAATCGGGGAAGGCAGCACGGTCGCGGATCTCTGGGCGATGCTGAAAAAAGAATATCCCAAATTGGCGCCGGTGGAAACGCGGCTGCTCTACGCGGTGAATCAGAATTACGTCAAGCCGGACTACGCGCTTAAAGACAGCGATGAAGTCGTCTTCATCCCGCCGGTTAGCGGAGGGTGCTGA
- a CDS encoding molybdenum cofactor biosynthesis protein B, giving the protein MSVAEHKEKGKKSVGCFVLTVSDTRDEAGDQSGQLIKNLLAEHGHRLAGYRIVKDEPVEIESLLKQTLANSEIEAVIVNGGTGVAPRDGTYEVVDRFLDKRLDGFGEIFRFLSYQDIGSAAIMSRAVAGSAKGKVLISLPGSRGAVELAMRRLILPELGHLVSQLQGK; this is encoded by the coding sequence ATGTCCGTCGCCGAGCACAAGGAGAAAGGCAAGAAGAGCGTCGGCTGCTTCGTCCTCACCGTCAGCGACACTCGCGACGAGGCCGGCGACCAGAGCGGCCAGTTGATTAAAAACCTCCTGGCGGAGCATGGCCACCGGCTGGCGGGTTACCGGATCGTCAAAGACGAGCCGGTCGAGATCGAATCCCTGCTGAAGCAGACGCTGGCGAATTCGGAGATCGAAGCCGTGATCGTCAACGGCGGCACCGGCGTCGCGCCGCGCGACGGGACGTACGAAGTCGTCGATCGTTTTTTGGACAAACGCCTCGACGGCTTCGGCGAGATTTTTCGCTTCTTGAGCTATCAGGATATCGGCTCGGCGGCGATCATGAGCCGCGCCGTCGCCGGGTCGGCGAAGGGAAAAGTTCTGATCTCGCTTCCGGGCTCCCGCGGAGCGGTCGAGCTGGCGATGCGCCGCTTGATCTTGCCCGAGCTGGGCCATCTGGTTTCCCAGCTCCAGGGGAAATGA
- a CDS encoding M48 family metallopeptidase, with protein MIVEWRGYYLDGQSAKRRPATVEITQIGLQFKVEDGPAHLWLYEDIRQTQGFYAGEQVRFERAGAGFMEALLLPDVEFLSTLHRLVPGLGQRFHEPKRRGLRASLTIFAAVAVIAIGGALYLWGIPGLAALVAARVPVAWEEKLGQSVVDQFAPPELRCDDATVEKLLSEISARLAQAAPKSPYKIRVYVVRAPVVNAFAAPGGHIVVFQGLIEASGGADELAGVLAHELQHVLKRHSTRMLVQHASTGLIISALTGDVSGAIAFGLEAARTLGALSYSRAMEEEADAEGLKMMTATGLDPGGMIAFFDTMQKRSGEMPQFLTYFSTHPSTADRIEKLRRLAAESKPVKSKPFQKYDWNDIKKRCRATDGGQNS; from the coding sequence ATGATCGTCGAGTGGCGCGGCTATTATCTGGACGGGCAAAGCGCCAAGCGCCGCCCGGCAACCGTCGAGATCACCCAAATCGGGCTGCAGTTCAAAGTCGAGGACGGACCGGCGCATTTGTGGCTCTACGAGGATATCCGCCAGACGCAAGGCTTCTACGCCGGCGAGCAGGTCCGGTTCGAGAGAGCCGGCGCTGGGTTCATGGAGGCGCTGCTGCTTCCCGACGTCGAGTTCTTGAGCACGCTGCACCGCCTAGTGCCCGGACTCGGTCAGCGCTTTCACGAGCCCAAGCGCCGCGGCCTCAGAGCGAGTCTCACGATTTTTGCCGCGGTCGCCGTGATCGCAATCGGCGGCGCGCTCTATCTCTGGGGCATCCCCGGACTGGCGGCGCTGGTGGCAGCCCGCGTCCCCGTCGCCTGGGAGGAAAAACTGGGCCAGAGCGTCGTCGACCAATTCGCGCCGCCGGAACTGCGCTGCGACGACGCGACCGTGGAAAAGTTGCTGAGTGAGATCAGCGCCAGGCTCGCCCAGGCCGCGCCCAAGTCGCCCTACAAAATTCGCGTCTACGTCGTCCGCGCTCCGGTGGTCAACGCCTTCGCAGCGCCGGGCGGCCACATCGTCGTGTTCCAGGGACTGATCGAAGCGAGCGGCGGCGCCGACGAGCTCGCCGGCGTTCTGGCGCACGAGCTGCAGCACGTCCTCAAGCGCCACTCGACGCGCATGCTCGTTCAGCACGCGTCGACCGGGCTCATCATTTCGGCCTTGACCGGCGACGTGAGCGGCGCGATCGCTTTCGGGCTCGAGGCCGCGCGCACGCTCGGCGCGCTGAGCTACAGCCGCGCGATGGAGGAAGAAGCCGACGCCGAAGGGTTGAAGATGATGACGGCGACGGGACTCGATCCCGGCGGGATGATCGCCTTTTTTGACACGATGCAAAAGCGAAGCGGCGAAATGCCACAATTTCTGACCTATTTCTCCACCCATCCGAGCACGGCGGACCGGATCGAAAAGCTCCGAAGGCTCGCCGCCGAATCGAAGCCCGTCAAGTCCAAGCCTTTCCAGAAATACGATTGGAATGACATCAAGAAGCGATGCCGGGCGACCGACGGCGGACAAAATAGTTAA